One genomic segment of Candidatus Thermodiscus eudorianus includes these proteins:
- the pyrH gene encoding UMP kinase, with protein sequence MRAIVVKISGSLIYPPRLEYVAELRRIISEIHESGMRLAIVVGGGPIAREYINVLRGLDINQSLQDLLGIKVSRLNARLLASLLYPRSPLEIPSNVEAVLEVYSRGQIPVVGGFEPGQSTNAVSLLIAEAINAEKVINMLNKVEGVYDKDPKLPGSRLLERITLNDLEEIVSSYEQQAGRYTLIDHLAVKIARRSRIPIHFIDGSDPSNLLKALRGERIGTIVEPD encoded by the coding sequence TTGAGGGCGATTGTTGTAAAGATTAGTGGATCCCTGATTTACCCGCCGAGGCTAGAGTATGTGGCTGAACTCCGCCGGATTATCTCCGAGATCCATGAAAGTGGTATGAGGTTGGCGATTGTAGTTGGAGGAGGACCTATAGCACGAGAATACATAAACGTGCTTCGGGGACTAGATATTAATCAATCTCTACAAGATCTCTTAGGCATTAAAGTATCTCGGTTGAATGCGCGTTTACTTGCTTCGCTTCTCTATCCCAGAAGCCCCCTTGAGATTCCAAGTAATGTAGAAGCTGTACTGGAGGTCTATTCCCGGGGACAGATACCGGTAGTAGGAGGATTTGAGCCAGGGCAGAGTACCAACGCCGTTTCCCTATTAATTGCGGAGGCGATCAATGCGGAGAAAGTGATAAATATGCTCAATAAAGTTGAGGGGGTGTATGATAAAGATCCAAAGCTACCTGGCTCAAGGCTCCTTGAAAGGATAACTTTGAATGACCTAGAGGAAATAGTATCTTCCTACGAACAACAAGCGGGGCGATATACCCTGATAGATCATCTAGCTGTGAAGATAGCGCGTCGTAGTAGGATACCGATACACTTCATAGACGGCTCTGATCCTAGTAACCTCCTAAAGGCGCTGAGAGGCGAGAGGATCGGCACAATAGTAGAGCCAGACTAG
- a CDS encoding FAD-dependent oxidoreductase has protein sequence MARLVVVGGGAAGMAAASRAKRLNKKLDVTVFEKTRWVSFALCGIPYHVGCIVKRLSDLLYYPPEEFTRKRGIDLRLETEVTWIDIDSKKIHYRELKSGKEGELEFDYLLLATGARSKAPRIWPELNEARNAFYIKHLDTAQEIRDYALRLNTGSRAVIVGAGYVGLELAETLTELGLKVTLVEALDQVAPRTLDPDLAELVKSELESNNVEVITGAPVKEFRISDGRVTSVVTEKGDIAGDLFIVGVGIEPNIELAKSIGLKIGETGAIWTDEYMRTSIDYVYAVGDAVEHKDLVTGRRVWRPFAPVANKQGYVAGSNIAGREAVFPGSVGTSTFKTFNAVVARTGLSKSEAENMGYNVVEAKVNARTKAHYMPGSEPLTLKVVADADTGKLLGAQAVGKSETVLWRINVIASLLTTQATVWDLFATDIGYAPPLAPVWDSLIVAARLLMRTLGEKPKKA, from the coding sequence ATGGCCAGGCTAGTCGTTGTAGGCGGTGGCGCCGCCGGAATGGCAGCAGCGTCCAGGGCAAAGAGGCTAAACAAGAAGCTCGATGTAACGGTTTTCGAGAAGACTAGATGGGTTAGCTTCGCCCTATGCGGAATACCGTACCACGTAGGGTGCATCGTGAAGAGGCTCAGCGACCTCCTATACTATCCTCCAGAAGAGTTTACCAGGAAGCGGGGAATAGACCTGAGGCTAGAAACCGAGGTGACCTGGATAGACATAGACTCGAAGAAAATCCACTACCGGGAATTAAAGAGCGGCAAGGAGGGCGAACTTGAATTCGATTACCTCCTCCTAGCGACCGGCGCCCGGAGCAAAGCCCCCCGGATATGGCCCGAGCTAAATGAAGCACGCAACGCGTTCTACATAAAACACCTAGACACGGCACAGGAAATAAGAGACTACGCGCTTCGACTCAACACCGGGTCAAGAGCGGTCATCGTTGGCGCTGGATACGTTGGGCTAGAGCTGGCAGAGACCCTAACCGAGCTCGGCCTTAAGGTGACTCTAGTCGAGGCACTAGACCAGGTAGCGCCTAGAACCCTGGATCCCGATCTAGCAGAACTAGTTAAGTCCGAGCTCGAATCGAATAACGTAGAAGTCATAACGGGAGCCCCGGTCAAAGAATTCAGGATATCTGATGGACGTGTGACAAGCGTGGTTACAGAGAAGGGCGATATTGCAGGCGATCTCTTCATAGTAGGTGTAGGTATTGAGCCTAACATCGAGTTAGCCAAGTCAATAGGTCTAAAGATAGGAGAGACGGGCGCCATATGGACAGACGAGTATATGAGAACCAGTATAGACTATGTATATGCTGTGGGAGACGCTGTAGAGCACAAGGATCTAGTCACCGGGAGAAGAGTCTGGAGACCCTTCGCTCCAGTGGCCAACAAGCAGGGCTATGTGGCTGGGAGCAATATAGCTGGAAGGGAAGCCGTCTTCCCAGGCAGTGTTGGAACAAGTACATTCAAGACTTTCAATGCTGTAGTCGCGCGGACCGGTTTATCTAAGAGTGAAGCCGAGAACATGGGATATAACGTGGTCGAAGCCAAGGTAAACGCCAGGACCAAGGCACACTACATGCCCGGCTCGGAACCCCTAACCCTGAAGGTAGTAGCAGATGCTGACACAGGAAAGCTACTAGGCGCGCAAGCCGTAGGTAAGAGTGAAACCGTGCTTTGGAGGATAAACGTTATAGCATCACTCCTAACGACACAGGCAACGGTGTGGGACCTCTTTGCAACAGATATAGGATACGCACCCCCACTAGCACCCGTATGGGATAGCCTCATAGTAGCTGCAAGGCTGCTAATGAGGACCCTGGGTGAGAAACCTAAGAAAGCCTAG
- a CDS encoding rhomboid family intramembrane serine protease, with the protein MLPVSDTGYRGSRAFPIVNTTIIILNIIIFFVGITYPSLLVPGAINYNEVVYDLGMVPGRLLAGEGYHTLITSMFLHGGLAHLLGNMLYLYIFGDDIERVMGRLRYLVFYILSGLGATLFHIASITFMPSHLIGNAALSTGVNPFLIPAIGASGAISGVLGAYLTLFPHSEVEVLTFWGYIPIPLRMPASVYILIWFVYQLAMGLLVVFTGVQAGVAFWAHIGGFLTGIALLLIFARKYVRPRRLVIVYGGY; encoded by the coding sequence ATGCTACCTGTAAGTGACACGGGATACCGCGGGTCTAGAGCGTTTCCAATAGTAAATACCACTATTATAATATTAAATATAATTATATTCTTTGTTGGAATAACCTATCCCTCCCTACTCGTCCCAGGAGCGATAAACTACAATGAAGTAGTGTACGATCTCGGAATGGTGCCAGGAAGACTACTAGCAGGAGAAGGATACCATACACTGATAACTTCAATGTTCCTCCATGGAGGACTAGCGCATCTCCTAGGAAACATGCTCTACCTGTATATCTTCGGCGACGACATCGAAAGAGTCATGGGCCGCTTAAGATACCTGGTCTTCTACATCCTCTCGGGCCTGGGAGCAACATTATTCCACATAGCCAGCATCACATTTATGCCGTCGCACCTGATAGGAAACGCCGCTCTCTCAACCGGTGTAAACCCCTTCCTCATCCCGGCTATAGGCGCTAGCGGCGCTATCAGCGGCGTGTTAGGGGCGTACCTTACATTGTTCCCCCATAGCGAGGTGGAAGTACTGACTTTCTGGGGATACATCCCGATCCCGCTCCGAATGCCGGCCAGCGTCTATATCCTAATTTGGTTCGTATACCAGCTGGCGATGGGGCTACTAGTAGTCTTCACCGGCGTACAAGCCGGCGTAGCCTTCTGGGCGCATATAGGAGGATTCCTAACGGGCATCGCGCTCCTGTTAATATTCGCGAGGAAGTACGTCAGGCCCAGGAGACTAGTAATAGTCTATGGGGGCTACTAG
- a CDS encoding class I SAM-dependent methyltransferase family protein → MAGRLLKRIAAEVLGGDRASSIWSRLDIVGDIAIIKKPFDGNVSLSDMVKIAERLIEELPYIKSVWMAATPVEGPYKTREYIHLAGEPRSETVYSEHGCRFKVDIRRAFVTPRLNYEHLRVAGLVRPGEIVVNMFAGVGIFSVIIACKSTPRKVYSIDINPDAYKYMVENVELNRVQGLVEPLLGDAAEVIESSLSNVADRVLMPLPELALEYLPYAVKALRGGRGFIHVYLHVRSPKGSDPFKKAAILVGERLEELGVRYKVVGVRRVRPVGPRTLQMAVDVVIEE, encoded by the coding sequence TTGGCTGGCAGGCTGTTGAAGAGGATAGCCGCTGAGGTGCTGGGAGGGGACAGGGCCAGTAGTATATGGTCGAGGCTCGATATAGTCGGGGATATAGCTATAATCAAGAAGCCGTTTGACGGCAATGTGTCCCTTAGCGATATGGTCAAGATAGCTGAGAGGCTGATCGAAGAGCTACCCTATATTAAGAGCGTGTGGATGGCGGCTACGCCGGTGGAGGGTCCCTACAAGACTAGGGAGTACATACACCTGGCAGGCGAGCCTAGGAGCGAGACTGTATACTCTGAGCATGGATGCAGGTTCAAGGTAGACATAAGGAGGGCCTTCGTCACTCCTAGGCTAAACTACGAGCACTTGCGTGTGGCTGGGCTGGTGAGACCTGGAGAGATCGTGGTCAATATGTTCGCTGGCGTTGGAATATTCTCTGTAATCATAGCCTGTAAATCCACGCCTCGCAAGGTCTATAGCATAGACATCAACCCGGACGCATACAAGTATATGGTGGAGAATGTAGAGCTAAACAGGGTTCAAGGCCTCGTTGAACCGTTACTGGGGGACGCGGCCGAGGTAATCGAGTCTAGCCTATCGAACGTAGCGGATAGGGTGCTGATGCCCCTCCCAGAGCTGGCACTGGAGTATCTGCCTTACGCAGTGAAGGCCCTGCGTGGAGGCAGGGGGTTTATTCACGTTTACCTCCACGTTAGATCCCCTAAGGGGAGCGATCCCTTTAAGAAGGCCGCTATTCTCGTGGGGGAGAGGCTGGAGGAGTTAGGGGTTAGATATAAGGTGGTGGGCGTACGCAGGGTCCGGCCTGTGGGTCCGAGGACGCTGCAGATGGCTGTTGACGTGGTGATCGAGGAGTGA
- a CDS encoding NAD(P)/FAD-dependent oxidoreductase — MAYDAIIVGGGPGGYPAAIRLSELGYKVLLVEEDRLGGECTNYGCVPTKSLRSVAASLDHLSRINYNINNIIGESFSFARNIANDVSTSIESLLASYDVEVVNGRARVLPSKTVDINGRIYEARKAIILSTGSTPLIPQWANVDGRRVHDNRSILNFEFESIDSIAVVGGGYIGVEYSFILARLGLKVTLIEALDRLLPGMDRDFGLLARRMLSRLGVKILLKTPVNKVKLNDKSIEILTSNGSIHADSLLIAIGRVPRNEEARRIGLDLDRKGFVKTNKCGQTSMPGIYAAGDIAGPPLLAHKAMKQAVNVSECINGGKPRGIDPIPQVVFGPVDFVSVGITLEEARSMGLNAVEVRIPVGGLAKSRIYGIKEGFTKIIYNKLDKKIIGIHMAYPDAGESAAIAALIVRKGLTVEEASEVVFPHPTMSEALSEALEAASDRPIHIRGFRVREVKPSG, encoded by the coding sequence GTGGCTTATGACGCGATTATTGTCGGAGGCGGGCCAGGCGGGTATCCAGCTGCGATTAGGCTGTCTGAACTGGGTTACAAGGTCTTGCTAGTTGAGGAGGATCGGCTAGGCGGTGAATGCACTAATTATGGATGTGTGCCTACTAAAAGCCTTAGGAGTGTCGCTGCCTCATTAGATCATTTATCAAGGATTAACTATAATATAAATAATATAATTGGTGAATCCTTCTCATTCGCCCGAAACATCGCAAATGACGTCTCTACAAGCATCGAATCACTACTAGCTAGCTACGATGTAGAAGTCGTCAACGGCAGAGCTAGAGTACTTCCATCAAAAACCGTCGATATAAATGGGAGGATCTACGAAGCTAGAAAGGCTATTATCTTGTCCACAGGCAGCACGCCCCTAATACCACAATGGGCAAACGTCGATGGAAGGAGAGTGCATGACAACAGGTCCATTTTAAACTTCGAATTCGAGTCAATCGACTCCATAGCAGTGGTAGGCGGTGGCTATATAGGTGTAGAGTACTCGTTTATCCTCGCCAGACTCGGCTTAAAGGTTACCTTGATAGAGGCGTTGGATAGACTTCTGCCTGGAATGGATAGGGATTTCGGCTTGTTGGCTAGGAGAATGCTCTCAAGGCTCGGTGTGAAGATCCTACTGAAGACGCCGGTTAACAAAGTCAAACTTAATGATAAATCTATAGAGATCCTGACTAGTAATGGCTCTATACACGCCGACTCGCTCCTGATAGCCATCGGCCGCGTGCCCAGGAATGAAGAGGCAAGGAGAATTGGCCTGGATCTAGACCGGAAGGGCTTCGTGAAAACCAACAAATGCGGGCAAACCAGCATGCCAGGAATCTACGCGGCTGGCGATATAGCCGGGCCTCCATTACTAGCCCATAAAGCCATGAAACAAGCAGTAAACGTGTCAGAATGCATTAACGGCGGCAAGCCGAGGGGCATCGACCCGATACCGCAAGTGGTTTTCGGGCCAGTAGACTTTGTGTCTGTTGGAATCACCCTGGAAGAAGCCAGGAGTATGGGATTGAACGCTGTTGAAGTAAGAATACCAGTTGGTGGATTGGCTAAATCGAGGATCTATGGAATTAAAGAGGGCTTCACCAAAATAATATATAATAAACTAGACAAGAAAATAATAGGTATCCACATGGCCTACCCCGATGCAGGCGAGAGTGCTGCCATAGCGGCTCTAATAGTACGTAAAGGTCTTACAGTTGAAGAAGCTAGTGAAGTAGTGTTCCCACACCCTACCATGAGTGAAGCCCTAAGCGAAGCCCTCGAAGCCGCAAGTGACAGGCCAATACATATAAGAGGTTTTAGAGTTAGGGAGGTCAAGCCCTCCGGCTAA
- the moaA gene encoding GTP 3',8-cyclase MoaA, giving the protein MRVHDAYMRPFDNLRIAVTVECNYKCIFCHVEGEPVTGPVKPGRLSPLLKAEDYYVIARAASLLGVSKFKITGGEPLIRGDIVSIVRELKAGAPDGEISMTTNGYLLEKLAGPLAEAGLNRVNISIHSLRSKVYEFITGVNGLERALNGLRAAANQGLRLKVNMVVLKGVNDKEVWNILDLAYRFDAVLQLIELHPVGMGAKFFKNYYAPLNTIEKELVRHGAKVVRRKLHNRPVYVLPSGAKIEIVRPYNNPLFCMGCSRIRVGPFGDLSPCLNWKGPRPSLLPDIREGNLNERILAAARKLVEVNKIRRPYVLPKLTNGAETRAGMTHRIARIKMPKKRYYDIILEELKRQLL; this is encoded by the coding sequence ATGAGGGTACATGACGCGTATATGAGGCCCTTCGATAACTTGAGAATAGCAGTCACAGTCGAGTGCAACTACAAATGCATCTTTTGCCACGTGGAAGGCGAACCCGTTACAGGACCGGTTAAGCCCGGGAGACTTAGCCCTCTACTGAAAGCTGAGGACTACTATGTCATTGCCCGTGCAGCTAGCCTACTTGGCGTGTCTAAGTTCAAAATAACTGGAGGCGAGCCCCTGATCAGAGGAGATATTGTTAGTATAGTGAGAGAGCTAAAAGCCGGAGCCCCCGACGGAGAGATCTCTATGACGACCAACGGCTACCTCCTAGAAAAGCTGGCTGGCCCCCTGGCTGAAGCTGGTCTGAACCGCGTTAACATATCCATACACAGCCTTAGGAGTAAGGTCTACGAATTCATTACAGGAGTCAATGGATTAGAGAGAGCACTAAATGGCCTGAGAGCCGCCGCCAATCAAGGCCTCCGACTAAAGGTCAACATGGTAGTCCTGAAAGGGGTCAACGACAAGGAGGTCTGGAACATTCTAGACCTCGCGTATAGATTCGATGCAGTGCTACAGTTAATAGAGCTACACCCGGTGGGGATGGGAGCCAAGTTCTTCAAGAACTACTATGCACCCCTCAATACAATAGAAAAAGAGCTAGTAAGACATGGAGCCAAAGTGGTGAGGAGAAAGCTCCACAATAGACCGGTCTACGTACTCCCCTCGGGGGCGAAGATCGAAATCGTACGCCCCTACAACAACCCGCTCTTCTGCATGGGATGCAGTAGGATCAGGGTCGGTCCTTTCGGGGACCTTTCACCCTGTTTGAACTGGAAGGGTCCGCGTCCCTCGCTTCTACCAGACATAAGAGAAGGCAATCTAAACGAGAGAATACTGGCCGCGGCAAGGAAACTGGTTGAGGTCAACAAGATCAGGAGACCCTATGTCCTCCCGAAACTGACGAACGGGGCCGAAACACGCGCGGGGATGACTCATAGGATAGCCAGGATAAAGATGCCTAAGAAGCGCTACTATGATATAATTCTTGAGGAACTAAAGCGCCAGCTTCTATGA
- a CDS encoding CBS domain-containing protein — MSLARRKYLVKDVMTVNPVTVKPSSTVWEAVTRMASLDIGALPVIDEEGKLVGIFTERDLLKRVIAKKLDPEKTLISEVMTPSPVSIDPEEPVENARFLMAKLKTRHLPVVDKDGRLIGIVSIRDIEYVEA; from the coding sequence AGAAAGTACTTGGTTAAAGACGTTATGACAGTAAATCCAGTTACAGTGAAACCCTCCTCTACAGTCTGGGAGGCCGTCACTCGAATGGCTAGCCTCGACATTGGCGCGCTACCTGTTATCGATGAAGAGGGAAAGCTAGTTGGCATCTTCACAGAACGCGATTTGTTAAAGAGGGTTATAGCAAAGAAGCTCGACCCCGAGAAGACTCTTATATCCGAGGTAATGACGCCAAGCCCTGTTAGTATAGATCCCGAGGAGCCCGTGGAAAACGCACGGTTCCTAATGGCCAAGTTAAAAACTAGGCATCTACCAGTTGTCGATAAAGATGGGAGACTCATAGGTATCGTATCAATCCGGGATATAGAATACGTCGAGGCATAA
- a CDS encoding protoheme IX farnesyltransferase, translating to MSGRSRIVQLLLMTKPKQLALLMITMYGAYFIGGGGLDARTLLLLTLTGIGSAGGVTALNMYLEVDIDRLMPRTRSRPLPSGSLSRREALYGISGLILMGTLAGAFINKYVVLASLIGLYFDIIAYTEIAKRRTEWALLLGSVAGSMPALGGWAAARASIDLLGIMLASIVYVWQPLHVAFIHYYYEDQYNGAGIPTIPSKLGSHAFAQLALYSVTATILLSWIVSVKLGGGFLSASIVTILGFMALRVVSSFKRSPSKILARNMIKFASPLVGIIFILLPLEIHIINNIW from the coding sequence ATGAGTGGGAGAAGCAGAATAGTGCAGTTGCTGTTAATGACTAAGCCAAAACAGCTAGCGTTACTGATGATTACCATGTACGGTGCATACTTTATAGGTGGCGGGGGCCTTGACGCCCGTACCCTGCTTCTCCTAACATTGACTGGCATAGGATCGGCTGGTGGTGTTACAGCCCTTAACATGTACTTGGAGGTTGATATCGACAGGCTCATGCCGAGAACTAGATCCCGTCCATTGCCCAGTGGCTCTCTATCTAGGAGGGAGGCACTTTACGGGATATCTGGCTTGATTCTGATGGGTACTCTAGCAGGTGCCTTCATAAACAAATACGTGGTTTTAGCTTCCTTAATAGGTTTGTATTTCGATATTATTGCTTATACCGAGATAGCTAAGAGAAGAACCGAATGGGCCCTCTTGCTTGGGAGTGTAGCGGGGAGCATGCCTGCTCTAGGCGGATGGGCAGCTGCTAGGGCGTCGATAGACCTACTGGGGATAATGCTGGCATCCATAGTGTACGTGTGGCAACCCCTCCATGTAGCCTTTATACACTATTACTATGAGGACCAGTACAATGGTGCTGGTATCCCAACGATTCCCTCTAAGCTAGGATCCCACGCATTTGCTCAACTGGCGCTGTATTCGGTCACAGCTACAATACTATTATCATGGATAGTTTCCGTGAAGCTAGGTGGAGGATTTCTTAGCGCTTCTATAGTGACTATACTGGGTTTCATGGCTTTACGCGTTGTGTCGAGTTTCAAGAGGTCTCCCAGTAAAATTCTTGCGCGTAATATGATAAAGTTTGCCAGTCCCCTAGTAGGAATAATATTTATATTATTGCCATTAGAGATTCATATTATAAATAATATATGGTGA
- a CDS encoding CTP-dependent riboflavin kinase, with translation MQLPASTGCRREFKATVFTGLGEGAFYVSIYGKGFRHKLGITPYPGTLNARLADDDVEDFNKCLKSLEGTVIEPPEIPGVKLAPVMVYPAYINGIPVWIVRPQITVYKENVVEFVAEENLRELLNLQDGDLLRIILGDP, from the coding sequence ATGCAACTGCCAGCGAGCACGGGGTGCAGAAGAGAGTTCAAGGCAACCGTATTCACAGGCCTCGGAGAAGGAGCGTTCTACGTAAGCATATACGGGAAAGGATTCCGCCACAAACTAGGGATAACACCCTATCCAGGAACGTTAAATGCAAGGCTAGCCGATGACGATGTAGAGGACTTCAACAAGTGCCTGAAGAGCCTGGAAGGGACTGTGATAGAGCCCCCCGAGATACCCGGGGTCAAGCTAGCCCCCGTAATGGTATACCCGGCTTACATAAACGGAATCCCAGTCTGGATAGTTCGCCCCCAGATAACCGTTTACAAGGAGAATGTAGTCGAGTTCGTAGCGGAGGAAAATTTAAGGGAACTCCTTAACCTCCAAGACGGGGACTTGTTAAGGATTATTCTGGGCGATCCTTGA
- a CDS encoding tRNA sulfurtransferase, giving the protein MREPQIYHGGTMEPVALVRYSEIAVKGRHTRPRLEKMLASHIKEALERKGLEGLVERLQGRIIVRRPTDVAAASKAAARVFGVKSTSPAVAVKFSNLEDLASKASDYFAERIRGKRFRVTARRSGTHDFTSLDVERLVGSRLLASTNASVDLRDPEYIAYVEIRDHTAYFYDTIIKGPGGLPLGSEEPTLVLYSGGFDSTAAAWLVMRRGSPADLVYFDAGVKEALDNAVETARLMAREWVYGRRLKMYVVDFRDAMRVVASSVRPKYRVLVLRRLMLIEAQKLALNNGYEALVTGESIGQVATQTVRNMRLIGSSMELPVIRPVSGMDKDDVMRLVRDIGLYESVSRQVETCSLGVDPTPRGDPAIFGEELDKAVGKYRVTASIVEIGG; this is encoded by the coding sequence ATGCGCGAACCCCAGATATACCATGGGGGCACTATGGAGCCCGTGGCACTAGTCAGGTACTCCGAGATAGCCGTGAAAGGTAGACACACCAGGCCCCGGCTAGAGAAGATGCTGGCTAGCCACATAAAGGAGGCCCTCGAAAGGAAGGGGTTAGAAGGGCTGGTAGAAAGACTACAGGGTAGAATCATAGTTAGGAGGCCCACGGACGTGGCAGCCGCATCCAAGGCGGCGGCTAGAGTCTTCGGCGTCAAATCGACCTCGCCAGCAGTAGCAGTAAAATTCTCAAACCTGGAGGATTTAGCTAGTAAGGCCAGCGACTACTTCGCAGAAAGGATTAGAGGAAAGAGGTTCAGGGTCACGGCAAGGCGAAGCGGTACCCATGACTTTACGAGCCTAGATGTAGAGAGGCTAGTCGGCTCTAGACTCCTAGCTTCAACAAACGCCTCGGTGGACCTAAGAGACCCGGAATACATAGCCTATGTAGAGATTAGAGACCATACTGCGTACTTCTACGACACCATAATCAAGGGACCCGGGGGACTGCCTCTTGGTAGCGAGGAGCCTACACTGGTACTCTATAGCGGGGGGTTCGATTCAACGGCTGCCGCCTGGCTCGTCATGCGTAGAGGGTCCCCCGCTGACCTAGTATACTTCGATGCCGGGGTGAAGGAGGCTCTGGATAACGCTGTGGAGACGGCGAGGCTCATGGCTAGAGAGTGGGTCTATGGTAGGAGGCTGAAGATGTATGTAGTTGACTTCAGGGATGCTATGAGGGTTGTCGCTTCCAGTGTGAGGCCTAAGTATAGGGTTCTCGTGCTGAGGAGGCTAATGTTGATAGAGGCCCAGAAGCTAGCCCTGAATAATGGGTACGAGGCTCTGGTTACTGGGGAAAGCATAGGGCAGGTGGCCACACAGACGGTTAGGAACATGAGGTTAATTGGCTCGTCCATGGAGCTCCCCGTTATCAGGCCGGTGTCTGGTATGGACAAGGATGACGTAATGAGGCTTGTAAGGGATATAGGCCTGTATGAGAGTGTCAGCAGGCAGGTGGAGACCTGTAGTCTGGGCGTTGATCCTACCCCGAGGGGGGACCCCGCTATATTCGGGGAGGAGCTGGATAAAGCCGTTGGGAAATATAGGGTTACGGCTAGTATAGTTGAGATAGGCGGATGA
- a CDS encoding MmgE/PrpD family protein: MTTIARRIAEWANSLSYDQLPSEVIEEVKKRFIDTLGVAVGAYREEPVSIARHIARGTAGSRIRATLWGTRSEASADQADFANGCAARYFDFNDTYLSKEALHPSDSIPAVVAAAEIVDAPAEKVIEGIVAAYEVIGALADAYSVRSRGLDHTVYINIGSAVGAAKVLGLDVAKMEHAINIATNTSLALRQTRAGELSMWKGCAAAHASRNGLFSALLAWKGMTGPSPVFEGEFGFFNVALCGDKFELPELGKPKFRLLKTSIKYWPVEYHSMSAVDAALKIVEKVGKINPDDVEEVKIDTFTVSYKIIVKDPEKWDPKTRETADHSLPYIVAAALIDGKIWLETFKPERYLAEDVRKLMRKMKVEVDPKADELYPDGILNRITIKFKDGRTVSEENVYPPGHFMNPLDRGGVENKFLKLVTMYVDEDRAKEFLLRAWNLERVENIGGLIRLLAVED; the protein is encoded by the coding sequence TTGACGACTATAGCTAGGAGGATAGCAGAGTGGGCTAACTCCCTATCCTACGACCAACTTCCAAGCGAGGTTATAGAAGAGGTGAAGAAGAGGTTTATCGACACGCTAGGAGTCGCCGTAGGGGCCTACAGGGAGGAGCCCGTCTCTATAGCGAGACACATAGCTAGGGGCACAGCGGGATCAAGGATACGAGCCACACTGTGGGGTACGCGTTCGGAGGCGTCGGCTGATCAAGCTGATTTCGCGAACGGGTGTGCAGCACGCTACTTCGACTTCAACGATACATACCTCTCCAAGGAAGCCCTTCATCCTAGCGATTCGATCCCCGCGGTTGTCGCTGCAGCAGAGATAGTTGATGCGCCGGCTGAGAAGGTTATTGAAGGCATAGTAGCTGCCTATGAAGTGATAGGAGCATTAGCCGACGCCTATAGTGTAAGGTCTAGGGGGCTTGACCACACAGTATATATAAATATAGGCAGCGCTGTAGGTGCGGCTAAAGTCCTAGGCCTAGACGTAGCTAAGATGGAGCATGCTATCAATATAGCAACAAACACGAGTCTAGCATTAAGGCAGACTAGGGCCGGAGAGCTCTCCATGTGGAAAGGCTGTGCTGCCGCTCATGCCTCTAGGAATGGCCTCTTCTCCGCTCTACTAGCTTGGAAAGGCATGACGGGCCCCTCTCCGGTATTCGAGGGAGAGTTCGGCTTCTTCAATGTCGCGCTGTGCGGCGATAAATTTGAGCTCCCAGAACTCGGCAAACCAAAGTTCAGGCTTCTAAAGACTAGTATAAAGTACTGGCCTGTCGAGTACCACTCCATGTCTGCAGTAGATGCTGCTTTGAAGATAGTCGAGAAGGTAGGCAAGATCAACCCAGATGATGTTGAGGAGGTCAAGATAGACACCTTTACTGTTAGCTACAAGATAATTGTAAAGGACCCGGAGAAATGGGATCCAAAGACTAGGGAGACAGCGGACCACAGCCTCCCATACATAGTCGCGGCGGCCCTCATCGACGGAAAGATATGGCTTGAAACCTTTAAACCAGAGAGGTATCTCGCCGAGGACGTGCGGAAGCTAATGAGGAAGATGAAGGTCGAAGTGGATCCGAAGGCCGACGAACTATATCCCGATGGGATACTGAATAGAATCACGATCAAGTTTAAGGATGGTAGAACCGTGTCGGAAGAGAACGTCTATCCGCCAGGCCACTTCATGAACCCCTTGGACCGAGGCGGTGTCGAGAACAAGTTCTTGAAACTCGTAACTATGTATGTGGACGAGGATAGGGCTAAGGAGTTCCTGCTGCGTGCGTGGAACCTGGAGAGGGTTGAGAATATAGGTGGGTTGATTAGACTCCTTGCAGTAGAGGACTAG